The following coding sequences are from one Triticum dicoccoides isolate Atlit2015 ecotype Zavitan chromosome 4A, WEW_v2.0, whole genome shotgun sequence window:
- the LOC119286525 gene encoding O-fucosyltransferase 9-like, translated as MPPAIALASASASMRGGEGAKGTARRPDRVLAARRRRAAVLLLALAYTAAMLVLLLGADGTGLGTGGGRVVVGAPRPRARAPAPPGSVYRSHLVFERLLPEMRALASRPSPLMASHYKKSGKRWVPCIRKRLTQSALPPSNGFLVIEANGGLNQQRISICDAVAVASLLNATLVSPAFHLNSVWRDSSKFGDIFDEDHFIETLRKHVRVVKELPENVSAQFDHNISSIPNMRTKAFSSHSYYLEKVLPKLLELGAVRIAPFSNRLANSVPSNINALRCLANYEALRFSEPIRILADNMVDRMIKKSALTSGKYMSVHLRFEEDMVAFSCCIYDGDWKENIAMENARERGWRGKFRRPGRVINPEANRRNGRCPLAPIEVGMMLHGMGFDNTTSLYVASGKIYNAEKYMTPLRELFPLLQTKETLTSPEELAQFKGHSSRLAALDYTVCLWSEAFVTTQGSNFPHFLIGHRRYLYGGHAKTITPDKRKMVLLFDNPDIRWDRFRHLMQDIRRQSESKGFGFRKQHGSIYNLPMPDCMCQQAEA; from the exons ATGCCGCCGGCGATCGCtttggcgtcggcgtcggcgtcgatgCGCGGCGGCGAAGGCGCGAAGGGTACGGCGCGGCGCCCGGACCGCGTGCTGGCCGCGCGCCGGCGGCGAGCTGCCGTGCTGCTCCTCGCTCTAGCGTACACGGCGGCTATGCTTGTGCTCCTCCTGGGCGCTGACGGCACGGGCCTGGGCACAGGTGGTGGACGCGTGGTGGTAGGTGCGCCGCGTCCGCGGGCGCGGGCGCCAGCGCCGCCCGGATCGGTGTACCGCAGCCACCTCGTGTTCGAGCGGCTCCTGCCGGAAATGCGCGCCCTCGCCTCTCGTCCTAGCCCG TTAATGGCATCCCATTATAAAAAGTCTGGAAAGAGATGGGTACCTTGCATCAGAAAGAGATTGACACAATCAG CGTTACCACCTTCAAATGGTTTTCTCGTAATTGAAGCAAATGGTGGTCTGAATCAGCAACGCATTTCT ATTTGTGATGCTGTTGCTGTGGCAAGCTTACTTAATGCAACTCTTGTCAGCCCAGCTTTTCATCTGAATAGTGTTTGGCGTGATTCTAG CAAATTTGGTGATATATTTGATGAAGACCATTTTATTGAGACACTCCGAAAACATGTAAGGGTTGtcaaagaacttcctgaaaatgttTCTGCGCAGTTTGACCATAATATCAGCAGTATACCGAATATGAGAACCAAAGCCTTCTCGTCTCACAGTTACTACCTAGAAAAGGTGCTTCCGAAACTGTTGGAGCTAGG GGCTGTGCGTATTGCTCCTTTCTCAAATAGATTGGCTAATTCAGTTCCATCAAATATCAATGCGTTGAGATGTTTGGCAAACTATGAGGCATTGAGATTTTCTGAACCCATAAGAATTCTTGCAGATAACATGGTTGACCGAATGATCAAGAAGAGTGCTTTGACTAGTGGGAAGTACATGTCAGTTCATCTTCGCTTTGAAGAG GATATGGTAGCTTTCTCATGCTGTATATATGACGGTGACTGGAAGGAGAATATTGCAATGGAGAATGCTCGCGAAAGGGGCTGGAGAGGGAAGTTTCGCCGACCAGGTCGAGTGATAAATCCCGAGGCCAATCGGAGGAATGGGAGATGTCCTTTAGCTCCTATAGAG GTTGGAATGATGCTGCATGGCATGGGGTTTGATAATACTACCTCACTCTATGTTGCCTCTGGTAAAATATACAATGCTGAGAAGTATATGACTCCTCTTCGCGAGTTGTTTCCACTTCTACAAACAAAGGAAACGCTCACTTCACCTGAGGAGCTTGCACAGTTCAAG GGGCATTCATCCAGACTGGCCGCATTGGACTACACAGTCTGTCTATGGAGCGAAGCCTTTGTAACGACTCAAGGAAGCAATTTCCCTCATTTCCTGATCGGACACAGGCGTTATTTGTATGGGGGGCATGCAAAGACAATAACACCAGATAAACGGAAAATGGTGCTACTCTTTGACAACCCGGATATCAG atgggaTCGGTTCAGGCACCTCATGCAGGATATTCGTCGCCAAAGTGAATCGAAAGGTTTCGGGTTCAGGAAACAGCATGGATCGATATACAACCTCCCGATGCCCGACTGCATGTGTCAGCAAGCTGAAGCATGA